The nucleotide window TCCTAATCATATATCTAACTGAAtgccatttaaatgttgttatggtacctgcctcaactacctcctctggcaacctgttccatgcactcaccacccactgtgtgaaaaagctactcctcaaattcctattagatcttgcctctctcatcttaaacctatatcctctagttcttgatttccttactctggataaacaactgtgcattcaccatatctattcccctcataaagtTAACACCTCCAAaagatcatctctcagcctcctgagctccaacGAATAAAGATAAACTTATCTTCTCTGCATTTGAtttacatccctccattccctgcatatccatgtcccctCAAACactacccccctgcctctctacccccctcacgctccctctctgcctcccgtGGGGacaacgggtagggaacgggtgcgttttGCAGTCGGGAGAGGGATTATTGCGTTCGGgatccagccctcccctgtgacgatgCGCCCCCTCACCTGTcaaactctaccccctccctctctgcgcgttgaggggacgggacccaacgggtcccacttgctctatcttctttaaactttgcctctctcacctgaaagctgtgCCCTATAGTTGTTGACATTCCCACCTTGTGAATCAAGTTCTATCTACCAAAGGAACACAAATATAGCTCtggataggcacaaaacgctggagttactcagtgggcaggcagcatttctggagaaaaggagtaggtgatgtttcgggtcgagacccttattcagacagtcaggggagagggaaactagaggtatgaaaaggtacaaaacaaATCAAAGTCGGCAGCGATGGCCAAAgtgtgggcaccatatctgaggaaggatgtgctggctctggagaggatccagaggaggtttacacaaatgatcccaggaacgagtaagttaaactatgatgagcgttagatggcactgggcctttattcgcttgagtttagaagaatgaggggacacctcattgagacatacagaatagtgaaaggcttggatagagtggatgtggagaggatgtttccactaatgagagagtctatgactagagcttcaagcctcagaattaaaggacgttctttttggaaggagaactggaggaatttccttagtcagagggtggtgaatctgtggaattgtttgccacaggctgaatagaaacatagaaattatatatatatttaaggcagagattacctGGTTCATAATTAGTacggtgtccgaggttatggggagaaggcaggagaatggggttgggagagagagatagatcagccacgattgaatggcggagagaattgatgggccgaatggcctaattctactcctctcttGCATGATGTTAtgaatggtctattgttggcgaAGAAGGAGGAGGGATCTGAGCTGAAACTAGAAgggcaactagggtgggggaaggatggagagagagggaatgcaaaattagagaaatcaatatttatatatCTTACAACCCAGCACTTCTAGAATAACGCGATTGTCGAATTACTATCGAAGTTAATGTGCTCCTATTTTCAGAATGACATGCTTAAATTTATGCCTGGTAAACACACACATCAGCTTTCAAAGTTATCTTGTAAGTACAGTTTTGCTCAGCAGAAAAAATTCTCATATGATTGCCTGCACCTATCAGGTTAtactagtttagatacagcgcagaaacaggccatttggcccatcgagttcgtGCCGACCGCATTCACTcacgcactagttctatcctccacactagggacaatttacagaagccaattaatcgacaaaccttcacatctttggagtgtgcgatgaaaccagagcacccggagaacacccatgaggtcacagggggaatgtacaaactccatacagatggcactcgtagtcaggatggaaccctggtctctggtgctgtaaggcagcaactctcctgctgtgcGACTGTGCACATGTTTATATGTTCAAATGTATCTGCCTttgggatatattttttaaattacagaaCATAAGTGGGGAATTTTCTCTGTTTAATATTTTGACGGTTAGCATCATGCTTTTGAGGGAAAACATTGTATAGATGGATGGGATAGATTTATAATGTTGTATAATGTGATTTACTCTTATTTATTTCAATTGGCAGCTTAGTCGTGTGGGGTTCTTGGAGTATGTTTGATTTAAGCACTTTTTGCTTTACGCAGTGTTTTTCAAGCCCATAGCTTCCATGTAAAAAACGGAAGGAGCATGTGTATAATAAAAGCACTGGGTACACtcctatcattttaaacatatctGGGCAGCTGATTCACCATGATGTACAAGGCTATgaggtggcatagtggcacaatggtcgagccgctgcctttcagcatcagagaccaggggtcgatcctgactaggggtacaGTCTGTTCAAAGTttctacgttttccctgtgactgcatgggttttctccgggtgctccaggtttcctcccacattccaaagccgtgcaggtttggaggcaatgttcatgaaggaactgcagatgctggaaaatcgaaggtagacaaaagcgctggagaaactcagccggtgagacagcatctatggagcaaaggaaatatgcaaagtttcgggccgaaaccctttttcagaggttaattggcttctgtaaattgtccctagtgtataggatagtgctagtgtacggggtgatcgccggtcattgcagactcggttggccgaagggcctgattccatgctgtatctctaaactaagcaatggGCTATGTGCTGATGTAGTGTTTGAGACAGAGTGGATAGCTTTCTCAACAACATAATGTAGTGGATAGAAAAGCTGTTTTATCCCATCTCGTTATGCATACCAAATTTTAAAGTCAAATTTGCCTTGGTTGTACAACTGTGTGGTTTCATTCAAGTATATTGGTTTTGGAACAGGTGAGATATATCATTAAACCATATTACAGATTTGTAACATCATCATGTACAGCGCACTCTTGTTGCCCTCAACACCATTAATACAATAGCAAAATACTGAcaaaatgaggaaaaacattatgAACATTAGGCAAAATCTCCCCTCACCCACCTCTCTTCCCCGTGCCCCTCTGGGGACTCGGGGTGCAcacctgtgtgggggagggtgtgtgtgggggggagggggggggggtgggtgggggggatggggatggggaggagggggtgtggggggatggggaggagggggtgtgtgtggggacagggggctgtgggggagggggggcgtgagggggggggggtgggggaggggggggggatgtgtgggggggggggggaaccttcaaaacctttataacttttgtactatttcaccaatcggaacaaaacctatctgacttgcagcagaggagaatggtgagtaaggtggcaaaaaatcatagcgctatgggggatcattTTTGCAAAAATTTAATTATAATGCagagaggaagtggtcaagatgagagttttagtaatatatagataggtgGTAGAGTGAAATAAATCTTTTGCATGTAGATCAGTGCGATAATCACTGATTGAGTACCCCATGCGTAGAAACAACCCACTGAGTACATATGCAAGAGCCGACAGATTGTGGTGCCATTTTACACAGTCCCAGCTCCAGCTGGCCATATTACTCTAGTTTAAAAGATGACGTGACAGACCAGTGTGTATGATATAGTGTCCAATATCTTGATGATGGAGAGAATGGATTTAACTGGTGTGTGTGACTTATATTCCAGCTCTGCTGTTTAAACAGCTTCCGATTCTGAAGATGGATGAAATTGAACTGAACCAGAGCACTGCCATCGCGAGGTTCCTGGCCAGAGAATCAGGTGtttatcttttctccttcaccaccTGTATTGATGTGTTGATGCAGCAGCGTGGAATGTACAATGTGATCTCGTTGACACGGACACATATTCAAAGAACCcaattatttacaaggatgttgccaggacttgagggcctgaggtatcgagaggggttgagcaggctgggactctattcctaggaTCGCaaaaggatgagtggtgatctgatGGAGATCggtatgatcatgagaggaattaatAGGGTAAATTCAcaggtattttacccagagtatgggaatcgggaaccagagggcataggtgtaaggtgaagggggggaaagaattaataggaacctaaggtgcaacttttttcacacaaaggttgatagtatatgtaacaagctgccagaggaggcagttaaggAAGGTACAATCATAATGTTTAAAGAATATTTAGACATGTactgtaggtacatggataggacagatttagattgatatgggccaaatgcaggcaggtgagcctagtgcagatggggcattgtTAGTTGGCGTGGGGCAAGTtaagccggagggcctgtttccacactctatgaccttAAGCAGATTCTAGATTGTAGAGGACAGGAATTGATTTGACTGGAATAAcatgcaaagtttttcactgtatctcaatgcacgtgacaataataaaccaatatcgatGGCGTTCTTTCTTAGGCCTAGCTGGGAAAACCAGTATAGAGCAAGCTCAAGTGGACGCCATTGTGGACACAATAAATGACTTCATGAACCTGTTTCCTTGGACTGAGAAAAACGAGGCTGTTAAAGTAAGACTGAGCTTTGAACTTTGCAcaatgccactgatgttgagaacaaaattattaaaggacaCTTTTTCTGCTGATGTTCAAATGTTGACTTTCAATCTGCACAGtggggatgtttagtttagttttgagacacaggtcctttggtcgactgagtccacaccagccaattatcacccatacactagttctatcctacacaccagggacaatttatagtagtcaattaacttgcaaacctacacatctttggaatgtgtgggggggggggggggggggggggggggggggggggcaaatggaACATCAAgagcaaacccatgcggtcactatTATATATTAATTACGTATGtgattaatatataatagatagataaatataaGAAGCAAAAATTCAATGAATCAATGATGTTCATCTGTGTGCATTGCATATACCTGCACTGCGAGGCTCTTCAAGCTCCTCTAGATGCACAATTCACAACTTTACAAACTTttttctcacaccttctgtcttttcatctctggccattgtccaacCATCTCCCTATCAAAAAACTCctttgcctgtgttcacctactACCCATCATCCATTgacctgatcttatagaggtgtataaaatcatgaaaggaatagatacaCAGTATTTTACTTCCGGTAGGGGAAACAGGAATGAGAGGGCattggattaaggtgagagggaaaggatttaatgcaaacctgagaggcaactttgttttactaaaatatgttttaattacttacatagaaacatagaaaataggtgcaggaggaggccatttggcccatcgagcctgcaccaccattcattgtgatcatggctgatcatccacaaccagtgcctgccttcttcctatattcctgctagccccaagagctctatctaactctcttttaaatccatccaatgattcggcctccactgccttctgtggcagaaaattccacaaattcacaactctctgggtgaaaacgctttttctcatctaaattttaaatggcctcccctttattcggtctgtggtccctggttctggacttccccatcattgggaacatttttcctgcatggagATTGTCCAgccttataattttatacgtttctataagatcccctctcaactttctaaattccagtgaatacaagcacagtctttccaatctttccacatatgacagccccaccatcccagggattaacctcatgaacctacgctgcactgtctcaatagcaaggatgtcctccctcaaattaggagaccaaaactgcacacaataatccagatgtggtctcaccagggccctgtacaactggagaaggaccactttactcctatactgaaatcctctcgttatgaaggccagcatgctttcttcactgcctgctgtatctcctgtgtgggacctaatGATACTCTCAAAGAATATCTCCCTCCTTCTAGTCAATTTTACGTCGCATCACAGATACCTCtccaaaatatttgtttttacttttatCGGCGACATTAGGTGTCTCTATTTAATCTAATACTGGAATAACCCTGCATCAAAACTGGTCTGACACAAACAGAAAGGCATGGTTATCTGAAATACAGGCCCACCACCGATTCTCCGGCAAACTTATCCAGagactttctggattatccattttgctcgaccaacagaggtcacggcctccgagaggagtcaaaCGGTACCAGAACCGTCTGCCAGGGCCGTTGATTGGCTAAGGCACCGGTctgcaaagtcggcctcggaagtcggaTATGGGATGGATCTGCTAGCTCCGGCCAGACCCGAGTTCCAGCCGATTGGCgctgaagtcccaatgaggttgagattggccgcctcacccggcctaggcgccacattttcggggagagttccggggggagtggggggggtgggtggggagagaagtgTGTTCTCGAAATTTTGTCCAGGCTACGGGAGATGAAGGGCCACCCGTTGTCGGAAAATCGTGGCTGGTGAACATGTAGTTGAAAAAAATATACAGCCCTCACTGTTGCAAATTTGTACCATGGGACCACTTGGCAGAACTTAGCAGGGGTGGCCCTAACCTCCAcaatgtcccctcccccccatcacatCTTTAGACCTTCACTCACTCATTAAGTTTTGATCAGAACCTCAAGTCAttgactctaccagctgctccactgtgccgtaaTGTTGCCGCCCGACTCCTACATGATCATTGCTTCGAGATACCTCTCTGGGGCTTCTTATTGTTCTATCAGCTCCTTCTTATTAAGAAAGGAATGCAGCAGCCTATTCTGTGACTACCTCCTCAGTTAGTTTGAGCATCCAACCTTTCAATGTCTCGGCACATgccttgtgtcatgtcttttggtCTCATGTTcattttcataagttataggaggagaattaggccattcagcccatcaaatctagtccgccattcaatcatggctgatctatctttctctaacactccagccttctccccataacccctggcacacttattaatcaagaacctgccaatttTCACCTtataaatgtccattgacttggcctcctcaggcacctgtggcaatgaattccacagattgaccaccctgTGACAAAAAAAactcctcctcacctttctaaagaTGTGCCCATTTATTCTGCGTCTGTGCtccttggtcctagactctcccactagtggaaactgggAACTGATCTTGCAATGCCTCCAGCTCAGACATTACCTTTGCCCATTGAGTAAATAAATCGCATTTAATTTATAGTCCAAGCTGGTTGTTTATttgcatgatagaaacatagaaattaggtgcaggagtaggccattcgacccttcgagcctgcaccgccattcaatatgatcatggctgatcatccaactcagtatcccgtacctgccttctctccataccctctgatccctttagccacaagggccacatctaactccctcttaaatatagccaatgaactggcctcgactaccctctgtggcagagagttccagagattcaccactctctttgtgaaaaaagttcttatcatctcggttttaaaggatttcccccttatccttaagctgtgaccccttgtcctggacttccccaacatcgggagcaatcttcctgcatctaatgaTAACAACTTTCTACTTTCCAGCAAAAGATGAATGAAGATATTGTCACCAACAACATACCTATACTACTGAATGGTCTGAGCAAGCTccttggggaccaaaactggttTGTTGGCGACTCAGTGAGTATAACCTAATGAGCTTCAGAACATAGAACTTGCTGGgagaatagtgcagcacaggaacaggcccttcagcccagcatatccattccgaacatgatgccaaattaaacaaatcctctctgcctgcacgcgatccattccctgcatacccatatgcttatagatcgggtaaacacacacagtctcttgcccagaataagggaatcaaaaaccagaggacataggttaaagttgagggggaaaagttttaataggaacctgacgggtaacattttcatacagagggtgtatggaacgagctgccagaggaggtagctgaggcatgaTGGTCGGAGTggccaaattgggccgaaggacctgcttccacactctatgactatgactctatgaggctcaaaagcctcttcaaagtcatcttggtTCATGCGTGCCTCCACCTCCattcctggcagcacattccaggcacccaccactctctgtaaaaagaaattgccctgcacatctgcctcacactttgccctctcaccttcaaaCTTTTAATCCTCTGCAAGATGGCGGAGAAGCCCAGCGACACTTTGCATGCTGTTCCCAGAAGTGGATTTGCTATCAtatattacaatca belongs to Leucoraja erinacea ecotype New England chromosome 1, Leri_hhj_1, whole genome shotgun sequence and includes:
- the LOC129700792 gene encoding hematopoietic prostaglandin D synthase-like — encoded protein: MPNYKLTYFKLRGRAETARYIFAYSGIDYEDDTIERSVWANLKPTLLFKQLPILKMDEIELNQSTAIARFLARESGLAGKTSIEQAQVDAIVDTINDFMNLFPWTEKNEAVKQKMNEDIVTNNIPILLNGLSKLLGDQNWFVGDSVTWADFHWAVCSITLSNLNADLHSYPTLLALKERVEALPQIAAWIERRPNTLL